The DNA sequence CACTACGGGGCACTGACCTTTTTGTTAGAGGTGTTCAAATGCCAAAATCCAGTATCCTAgaaattttccagaagtctctgcaaagcCTAGtatgcatcaatgctcacttgATTGGCCAATAtataccacaatgcattgccttttatttaattctgatttgaaaaaagtataattttattttcttttttaaatcatccaACTTTTCATCATCAGATAACAGTGAATTCATAAATAGCCTTTCTCCATGTGTCTGAAATCCTTTCAAATACTTTAAACTGGATTTTAACTTTTTGTGCTCTCAACTTCTTccattgctttttttaaagaaaaacaattaaggCTAGGGTCAAACAACAGGAATTTTCCTACAGAgttttgttgtaaaagtaaaaaaaatcaaaatttacaTCAGAAATAAAGGTATTTCAACCCTTTGaccgtttttttaatttatacacATTCTGGTCTGACCTtttgaatcagaatcagaatccttttattgtcattgtacatggtgatacaatgaaattgtagcagccttggagtggtaaagataaactaaaataaaataaaatgaaataagataaaataaaaaaagtttctgaaagAAGGTTCTGTTTAAAGCAGTTTTGTTAATGATTcctcaaagaaataaatattcactaATATGTcaatatgtatgtttttttttaaatacttaattTACAATTTTAGAATATGATTTAATCTGAGGCTCATTCCACCGATTTTAGGCCAGTCTCATCACCCAAAATTAATTTCGTATTTCTGGTTATGAAatggttattattatttattgaaagAAACCAAGCAAAACCAGTTTCTACAGGTTATCctgggaactgcaagacacacctgagcCCACCTTGACATGTGGCGGCATCTGTCTATGGCCCTCTATAGGcacggacaacccaaaaccgTACGGTTATTTTGACCAATTAAAAGACTGAATtgtagctgtttatttcccAATAGACATTTATGGGATTGTGGCTTCTTACTATGACACGCATTTTAACATGGTGTACTATATTCCACAATTTACCATCCGGCACGTACCCCATTAATTTCTGATTACGAGCGCCTTGTCTGACTTTTCACTTATGTAATAGATATTAGTTGTGGTGGTATTGCATAGTTTTGACTTAACTCTGTTCAAAACACTGGTTGTCGTTTGAATGTGCATTTTTgaggccggtgtgaacatagAATTAGAGTTTTTGGTATGTCCATAATAACAAATAAGGATttcaacattttgttgttttaagatatcttcaaatttttttagaacatttttactcaaacattaaaatcatgtcgctaaaatgaaagtttaaaaagaaaaacatgactaAAACCAATGAAAGTTggaatgctttttatttaattgacaGACTTGTAAGTTTGTACTCGAGCAGACAAAACTGATCCTAGATGGTTCTTAgagaagtttcaaaataaaataacttcagCTTCTCTGTATTGTGAAAGCCAATACCAAAATCACTCCCCATTCTTGCTTTTCCTGGCATTTCTGCTGTGTCTACATTGGAAAAACCAGGAATCCGGTGAAGGTGCTGAGCCGACTCTGGTCAGCAATGGTCAAGTTTGGCCAAATCTGGACGTAGACCCGGTCACCCTGCTCCAGTTCCAGAGCCATCCCGTTTGTGGCGCCGGCCTGTGTTCCTGCTTTTTGGTAGATTGCAAACATGTTCTGTCCATTTTTTTTGAGTCCTGCGTTTAATTCCCCATTGCTCCCAGCAATTCCAGTGACTCTGAAGTAGTAGAGCCCTTTGACTGGGGCCGTGAAGATACCTGCGGTTAAAGGAGAGAAATGGAGGGAGAAGTTAGTGGTCTGTCCCACACTCCAACTGAATGAGTTGAGATTCTTTATTTCATTCCCACAACAAACACAGTCAATCCCTGCAAAAATCAATGAGTTTGTTTTGGAAAGAATCCAGAGAACATATGATCGTGACACAATGTGTAACCAGCATCCGTCAAAGAGCAGTTTGCAAAAACGACGGATCAGCAAACTGCTCAGTCGCAAATATTTTACCTCTAGTTCCTGTTTTAACCCTAGAATGAGTAAGACACTCAATTGAGGAACATCAAGCAAAGTAACAaggtgaagcagcagctgtATAGGATGTTTCATTAGGTTAGATGACAAGTCAGAGACCCTTTGAGCCATACCTGTCTCTGGGTCGTATCCATTCCCGATGTTGGTTACGACCTTCTTGAATTCAAGGGTTTTGTCTGCGTCGAACGGCCCTACAATGGTCCATTGCTGAGTCTCAAGAAGCGCAGCAGAGAAAGCCACCTGAGGTCTCGCTGTGGGAGGCCAGATGTTTTCATTAGAGACAGGAAGTGGACAAAATGCAGCTTTAGGGAAAGCCAGAGAAACACCTGCCGACATCCTGCAGGAGAGCAGATGAGCGGAGTTCAGACAGCTTACCTGATACCTCCCTCTGGAGCTCCTCCACTTTGGTTGTTAGCTGTTGCACTTTGGTGTTAAGTTCTTGCAGTGAAGGGTCCTGAGCCCCCACCAAACCACAGGCAAGAGCCACCAGAAGAAACCAGCTGGACATCATCTCTGCTGAAGGAGAACCAGGCTTAGAGCAGGCTGGGGATCTGAGACCAAGAGGCTTATTTATACACATTTGGGTCTGACCTCTGGACTGAGAGAAAGTTCATTTTGAAATGGTTGTTTAATGATTCCTCAAACCTGGTTTGGTGTCTGACAGGAGCTTTACATCATTTCCCAACAGGGGCTAATCAGATCAATATTTTTTGACAAGTGGCCTTGACAATCAGTAGAATGTCTGATTTCTGTCACTAAACAACAGAGAATAAGAGTTATTCTGAGGCTCATTCCATTGATTTTAGGCCAGCCTCATCACCTAGAATTAACTTTATAATTCTGGTTATGAAACTTATATTATATAAtgacagaaaccaaacaaaaccagtTTTATACAGGTTATCAAGGCTGACTTTGACCAAAAACATGAACTGATTAGCCTCTGTTAGGAAATAATGTTCTATCAATAAAGATAGTTTGTCATCAAATGTCAAACCAGTTTGCTGAGAGAATGAAGGAGCCAGGGTACCTGAGGCGGCGTGGATCAGGTCTATGTTTTACCCAtggggaaaacagaaaatgttatttttagggATCCTTTTAGCAATTACACCTTAATTCCAGTGCAAAATTCCATTGTTTCTGTTTATTCGTTAGTTTTAGGTTTAGACATAgaataaaggcctgttcacaccgggacgaatttcgccggtgATTTTCTCCGACGTTTaatgcctcgtgactaaacaaaggacaccaatgagagtgtgcacaccgacgcgaaaaaacgccacgcgtcaaagcgtcaaaaaaaaaaacgcctcggcttcttttttttttttttgacgcctcgcgtcgaaatctattcgaccaatgagaatggcgtttttgcacacgtgtctggagcttctgaagttacagtaaaacacaacttgggagcgctcaaacacaaaactgccttgctgagcacacataccagcgaagaagatagacgccaagtagcgtctacactgccacgaagaaataatgacagacattctaaaatatccccgaaccaagcaccagttggagctactggtgcttgaaatattcatgttttctttgtattattctgacaagcgcgtaaatacttgctctcttcttctgagtgaaaagcaacgtaaagttgcgcagcgccaccttgtgtacaggagtatttctgtttacattaagcgccatctaatgtcagggaatgaaattgcatgttcgctcggctcatcgtcagcaaaaatcgcctgggtgtgaacacaaaaaacgtggcgaaaaacgctggcgaataacgcctggcgaatattcgtcccggtgtgtacgggccttaacaaaGCAATGAGCAATTACACACTGCATTAAACAATCTATATTTATTCATGGAAGATTTGAGTGtcaaaaaccaaaactgcatCAAATCCATACAGACAAAATGTACTATGCTAAAACCCAGTATCCTAGAAATgttccagaagtctctgcaaagcCTAGTACGCATCAATGCTCACTTGATTGGCCAATAtataccacaatgcattgccttttatttattttaatgtgatcAAGTTAAATAAGTGAATAAGTTAAACTACTTTTAGCTGGATTTTAATTGTTTGTGCCCACCACGTCTTTCATTTCTAGAGTAAGTATTgcttttttaagaaagaaaaagttttgttgcaaaatatcaaaatttacaacagaaataaagatatttaaaccttttgatcacttttttttaattcaatactGTATTTGAGACAAATATTGGAGAAGATGGGTGGAACTTCTTTTTCCCaatttggttattttattttaacttcttGCATCACTGGGGGgtgatgttttactttttggcaggtgggtggaccTATTGCAGGAGTATGTTTTTACTTCAGAGAGGATAATCTATATTCTTCCCTACATCCAACATTTTGAGATATTGTACATAAGCCTTACAGGAAACACTTTGACCACTGAATATTGTGAAAGTAGCTCTTCAAAGAGTCGAGAGGAGTAGTCAGAGCCTAATGAGAACACGCGAAAGAAGCAGCAGATTgtgaaaatatttataaaaaatttaaaaagaggatattttaagttttttatttcaaataaatcctttctttccaaaatgcatttccattttttaaatattctttttgcAACTTCATGAGGAGGAAATGCgtcttttcttttaacaaaacaacCTCCCTACCCTTCAGGGGAAGAAAACAGTAGTTAAGTATAATTAACTCAAATATTAAACAATCCTAGTAATGACTCTGAACTGGTTTCTTTTCATTCCTCGTGAGATTCCTCCAACAGGAAGCTTTTATGTCATCTGACAGTTGTTTAGTCTGTAAATGCAcacaattaacaaaaacattgagTAGACATGCAATCCAGTCTGTTTGGATTGTTTCTATGTTAGtcaaaataacttttaattGATTAAATCTCAAAAATAAAGGATGTTTATTCaattaacaacaaaaatcaaatgtgtaaataaatgcACCAGACAGACagatttgctttggtaaaataATTTCGCTTGACACAAATCAACTTGTTTTATGATGTCTGAaaacttttgtattttgtagACACTTTCTTACTTTAAAACTAAGCTTATCGTGTTTTggagattattttattttgaaatcagtcCGTCTAAATTGTGATTCTCTTCGGTCCCGAACCCAGAATGGTCCGGATCAGTCCAGGCTCCGTCAGTGGCCGGTCCTCGGTCTGATGCTCCGCGGTGAGTCGGCAGGTTGGACGGATCGTCTGCAGTGATGGCGGAGGGGTCGGAGGTGCTCGCGCCTGAAGAGCTCGCGCCCTGTCGGGATGGAGGAGCCTCCGTTATCCTGAAGGAGCGCACCAGGATCAGCCTCAGATTAAGTCATATTCTGAAGTCATAAACTAAGTCACTTAAAAAATGCATATATATTGACATATTGGTGAATATTCATGTCTTTGAGGAATCATTAGCAGAACCAAttaaaaacagaaccttctATCAGTCCAGAGGTCAGACCCAAATGAGCCAGGCGGTCTCAGGTCCCCAGGCTCTAAGTCTTGTTTTTACTTCAGCAGAGACGATGTCCAGTTAGAGCTGTGATACgattatctttttttgtgtgtgtaatcAGTTAATCATGTCCTGTCATTAATTAAACGAAATGATGTATTTTCAAATTAACCCAAAaattgctgtgaaaagcctcattttaagatatttacatttaaattcttGACATTGTGGcacagtaaaaagtaaaaaacaacaagaaacgGGGGCTCGTGAAGTTTTTTACACtaacagacttccaacctttacttACACcacaaagtagttttttttccaaccttgaacatttaagaaaaacaaataaacaaaatatcaGATCCAGAATTCTCTATTTCAACAcaaacatataaaaacaaatgtttcagaagaaaaacatgACTAAAAGCAATGAAAGTGCGATGTTCTTATTTCTTTGACCGACTTTTAAGTTTGTACTCGAGCAGACAAAACTGATTCTAGATGGTTCTTACTTgagatgtttcaaaataaaataactccAACTTCTCTGTCTTGTGGAAGCCAAGCTCTGGTGTGGCCCTATTGAGCTACATGAGGCTCCAGGACCAAGACACTTCCTATCCTTACTGTTCCTGGCATTTCTGCTGCGTCtacattgaaaaaaacaggaatcctGTGAAGATGCTGAGCCGACTCTGGTCAGCAATGCTCATATTTGGCCAAATCTGGACGTAGACCCGATCACCCTGCTCCAGTTCCAGAGCCATCCCGTTTCAGGCGCTAGCAGTTTCTCCTGTGTTCTTATAGGTTGCAAACATGTTCTGTCCATTCTTTATGATTCCTGCGTTTGTATAACCATTGCTCCCAGCAATCCCAGTGACTCTGAAGTAGTAGAGCCCTTTGACTGGGGCCGTGAAGATACCTGCGGTTATTGGAGAGAAATGGAGAGAGAAGTTAGTGGTCGGTCCAACACTCAAACTGAATGAGTTGAGATTCTTTATTTCATTCACACAACAAATACAGTCAATCCCTACAAAAATCAATGAGTTTGTTTTGGAAAGAATCCAGAAAACATATGATCGTGACACAATGTGTAACCAGCATCCGTCAAAGAGCAGTTTGCAAAAACGACGGATCAGCAAACTGCTCAGTTGCAAAGGTTTTACCTTTAGTTCTTGTTTGAACCCAAGAATGAGTAAGACACTCAATTGAGGAGCATCAAACAAAGTCAGAAAGTGAAGCAGCAGCTGTATAGGATGTTTCATTAGGTTAGATGACAAGTCAGAGACCCTTTGAGCCATACCTGTCTCTGGGTCGTATCCATTCCCGATGTTGGTTACGACCTTCTTGAATTCAAGGGTTTTGTCTGCGTCGAACGGCCCCACAATGGTCCATTGCTGAGTCTCAAGAAGCGCAGCAGAGAAAGCCACCTGAGGTCTCGCTGTGGGAGGCCAGATGTTTTCATTAGAGACAGGAAGTGGACAAAATGCAGCTTTAGGGAAAGCCAGAGAAACACCTGCAGACATCCTGCAGGAGAGCAGATGAGCGGAGTTCAGACAGCTTACCTGATACCTCCCTCTGGAGCTCCTCCACTTTGGTTGTTAGCTGTTGCACTTTGGTGTTAAGTTCTTGCAGTGAAGGGTCCTGAGCCCCCACCAAACCACAGGCAAGAGccaccagaaaaaaacagctggacATCATCTCTGCTGAAGGAGAACCAGGCTTAGAGCAGGCCGGTGGACGTGATACCAAGTAGCTAATTCATACACATTTGGGTCTGACCTCTGGACTTTGATAAGATTCTGTTTAAGGCGGTTCTGTTTATGATTCCTCAAAGATATAAATATTCACCAATATGTCAAtacatatgttttttatttatttaattaattcatGATTTGAGAAAATGACCTAATCTGAGGCTCATTCCATTGATTGTAGGCCAGCCTCATCACTCagaattaactttatatttgtGGTTATCACACTTATATTATTTAATGACagaaaccaaataaaaacagtttatacAGGTTATCAAGGCTGACTTTGACCAAAAACATTAACTGATTTGTCCCTGTTGGGAAATAAAGTTCTATCAATAAAGATATTTTGTCATCAAACGTCAAACCAGGTTGCTGAGCAGTTAAAGGATCCTGGGTACCTGGGGTAGCGTGATCACATTCATGTTCTGCTAATACCAAGGGGAAAatagaaaatgtctttattttagaGATCCTTTTAGCAGTTACAACTTAATATGATGACTTACTGTTAAAGGCAAATTCAAAAAATGAGATTAGCCAGAGTCAGGTCAGGTCAATAAGAAAATAAGGtctattattttcattttttcagtttcttcGTGGGTTTTAAGCTCAGACACGGAATTACAAAGCAATGAGCAATAACACACTGAAATAAactattaatatttatttatttattaaaaatgtgggtttcaaaaaaccaaaactgcaTCAAATCCAGACAgacaaaatgtcttttattctgaagcaaGAGGAGCAGCTTGACTTGTGCAGCCACAACATTCAAACACAAGAAGGCTCTGAACAAAGCAGATTCTGTACAGgtaagtaagaaaaaaaagaaaagttttggtTTGTCCAGATTCCTTCACTACTTAGTTCACTACGGGGAactgacctttttctttttagaggtGTCCAAAAATCCAGTATCCTAGAAATTTTCCAGAAGTATCAAAAGCCCAGTacgcatcaatgctcactagttTGGGGAATATATACCACGATGCACtgccttttatttaattttaatgtaaataagTTAAATAAGTGAATAAgaagtattttaatttattttgtatatgTCATCCAACTTTTCATCATCAGATAACAGTGGATTTATAAAAAGCTTCTCTGCATGTCTGAAGCacatttaaattacttttaacaGGATTTTAACTGTTTGTGCTCGCAACTTCTTCCATTGCTTTTTTTAAGACTAAAAAATCGCAGACTAGGGTCAAACAAGAGGAATTTCTTTCAGTTTTGTcgtaaaaaaatcatttgttgttttaatataatatcagttgttttatttttaacttcttgcattactggggggggggggggtgttttacttattggcaggtgggtggaccTATTGCTGGAGTACGAACTCTTTTTACTTCAGACAgggattcatttattttgttctctTCATCCGACATTTTGAGATATTGTACATAAGCCTTACAGGAAAATCTTTGACCTCTAAATATTGTGCAAGTAGCTCTTCAAAGAGTCGAGGGGAAGAGGAGTCAGAGCCTAATGAGAACACGCTAAAGAAGCAGCAGATTATGGCAATagtaatataaatatatatatatatatatatatatatatatatatatatatatatatatatataagttttGTGTTTCAAATAGATACTgtctttataaaaacatttccattttttaaacattgtttttgctGGTTTCTTTTCCTTCCTGGTGAGATTCCTCAAACAGGAAGCTTATATGTCATCTGATATAGTTGTTTAGTCTGTAAATGCGCACAATTAACAGAAACATTGCTGGCTACACATGTAATCCAGTCTGTTTGGATTGTTTATATGTTAGTCAAAATAACTTTTGATCGATTAACTCTCTAAAATAAAGGATTTTCAGTTAAATACAAAATCAAAGTGTAAATAAGTgcatcagacagacagatttgATTTAGTAAAATAATTTCACTTGACACAAATCACTTGTTTTATGATGTCAGAGAGCTTTTATATTTTGTAgacactagggctgcacgatatgacgataacttgcgatatgcgatatgagggattaatattgcgataacgatataatttgcggtatataaacaaatggcgaaacaaccaaaaacatcattcccattttattgcaacagtttaagaattatactccaaatgaccctcgttgacataggatggaacatctaacataaaagggctccatctgattggtcaacaacccTAAAGAgtctatccgattggtcaaatgcataaagggatttatttgattcgttaaataatttgagctgccataagattgttttagcacatttaaggtaaccatttattgcattttttgctgtgttttgcgatatgcatattgcacagcttgatcttgcgataacgataaatttgcggtatattgtgcaggcctagtagaCACTTTCTTACTTTAAAACTAAGTTTATCCTGTTTTggagattattttattttgaaatcagtcCTTCTAGATGTGGATTCTCCTCGGACCCGAACCCAGAATGGTCCGGATCAGTCCAGGCTCCGTCAGTGGCCGGTCCTCGGTCTGATGCTCCGCGGTGAGTCGGCAGGTTGGACGGATCGTCTGCGGTGACGGCGGGGGGGTCGGAGGTGCTCGCGCCTGAAGAGCTCGCGCCCTGTCGGGATGGAGGAGCCTCCGTTATCCTGAAGGAGCGCACCTGGATGTGAACGGAAGTCACTTCTAAAGCACTCTGAGTGGTGAGTTCAGGTTCATCCTGGACTGTCACCTCCGTGTCTCTGTCATTTTCAGTAATTTTCTTGTCTTCGTTTTGACAGTTATTCTCAAGCTTGTTCTTGTTGATTTGGATCTGTGTCGGAGTTTCTCTGGCAGCTTCAGATCCAGTCCGGTTCAGTTTGGTCCCGGTTCGGAAGGATGTGGGTTCCCAGATGAGGCTGTAATAAACAGCCAAAACGATTGCGGCCACGGACACCGCCAGCACGTAAGCCAGCACGGTGAGAACCCTAACCCACTTCTTGTTGAACCTGGCCATGTCCCTCGCCTTCTTGTCCCCGGTGTAGGTGGCTGGTTTCCCGCTCCCCGGGCTCCACTTCCGCTGCTGCCGCATGCTGCGGCTGCTCTGCGGGCAGAAATACGCAGCTGGGGTCGGTGTGGGCGGCCGGGGCACTCAAACAGCAAGCTctgtcttccactcatcccAGATTAGACCCACTGTTACAACTTTGTATCTTTTATAATCACTCCGACAAGTTAAACCGTGTAAACCGGAAAACTTGATTCAgggtttcaaaacaaaagcacgtGACCGGAAGCGTT is a window from the Oryzias latipes chromosome 24, ASM223467v1 genome containing:
- the LOC105357179 gene encoding complement C1q subcomponent subunit B-like: MMSSWFLLVALACGLVGAQDPSLQELNTKVQQLTTKVEELQREVSARPQVAFSAALLETQQWTIVGPFDADKTLEFKKVVTNIGNGYDPETGIFTAPVKGLYYFRVTGIAGSNGELNAGLKKNGQNMFAIYQKAGTQAGATNGMALELEQGDRVYVQIWPNLTIADQSRLSTFTGFLVFPM